A window of Mytilus edulis chromosome 10, xbMytEdul2.2, whole genome shotgun sequence contains these coding sequences:
- the LOC139493283 gene encoding uncharacterized protein isoform X1: MFNNSNKMAAELQEKEQRPIDSRPLPDGKKFHVFISYSESDRSWVETVIQHLQNDYNFKCFEHSTDFIPGRKIRENIEYAILNSVKTLCVITEDYNQSFWCQFEVEFAILKLLAEMKENVIIPVLKEECEIPGYLKPFTYINGTGDMNVWLPKLASAIELEGEQYNHELALNRVNNAVNRNRNLDLLHEETSHINCRGPVFRWKYVPESLSIAPMKVNSEQYNEVIKTISSKHLVIGRHCRNLWWPTICFAVTIVIPTLFIGLLFTVVTVDSHYYTPSGILFAFPALAVLWLAMCGCSDYWGRREMKITLREVNRRLLPNKVMVTYKRQRTTATFTICFVFFDMTSCVNHMASELHNKRIRESQTREMVALDMNDDDDEALVDDIPGDSEAYNEQEMATYKLLDLSSAYLMDYMNEKLDNDVDNTRHATKAKCICQFAESLEIKTNTDV, from the exons TTCGAACAAAATGGCTGCAGAACTTCAGGAAAAAGAACAACGCCCAATCGATAGCAGACCACTTCCTGATGGCAAGAAGTTCCACGTGTTTATATCCTACAGTGAAAGTGACAGATCCTGGGTCGAAACAGTAATACAACACttacaaaatgattacaattTTAAGTGTTTTGAACATTCAACCGATTTTATACCAGGaagaaaaataagagaaaacatagAATATGCAATATTGAATTCTGTGAAAACACTATGTGTTATAACGGAAGACTATAATCAGAGTTTTTGGTGTCAATTTGAAGTAGAGTTTGCTATACTAAAGTTGCTagctgaaatgaaagaaaatgtcaTAATCCCAGTTTTAAAGGAGGAATGTGAGATACCTGGCTATCTTAAACCATTTACCTACATAAATGGCACTGGTGATATGAACGTCTGGCTTCCTAAGCTTGCATCAGCCATTGAGTTAGAAG GGGAACAATATAACCATGAATTAGCATTAAACCGAGTAAACAATGCAG TGAACCGAAATCGAAACTTGGACCTGCTTCATGAAGAGACAAGTCATATCAATTGTAGAGGACCGGTTTTTAGGTGGAAGTATGTTCCAGAATCTCTTAGTATAGCACCAATGAAG GTTAACTCTGAGCAGTATAACGAAGTAATCAAGACAATTTCTTCAAAACATCTGGTTATAGGACGACATTGTAGAAATCTTTGGTGGCCGACAATATGTTTCGCTGTTACTATTGTCATCCCAACACTATTCATCGGACTTTTATTTACCGTTGTTACTGTAGACTCTCATTATTATACGCCTAGTGGTATTCTGTTTGCATTCCCTGCATTAGCAGTGCTGTGGTTAGCTATGTGTGGATGCTCGGATTATTGG GGACGACGTGAGATGAAAATCACTTTGCGCGAGGTTAACAGAAGACTTCTtccaaataaggtcatggtcACTTATAAAAGACAAAGAACTACAGCTACATTTACT atttgttttgttttctttgacaTGACATCATGCGTA AATCACATGGCGTCAGAACTACACAACAAAAGAATCAGAGAGAGTCAAACCCGTGAAATGGTTGCTCTTGATATGAATGACGATGATGATGAGGCACTTGTAGATGATATACCTGGGGATTCAGAAGCATATAATGAACAG GAGATGGCTACCTATAAACTGTTAGATTTATCCAGCGCCTACCTAATGGACTATATGAATGAAAAACTAGACAATGATGTAGACAATACAAGGCATGCAACAAAAGCAAAATGTATTTGTCAATTTGCTGAGTCACTtgaaatcaaaacaaatacaGATGTATGA
- the LOC139493283 gene encoding uncharacterized protein isoform X2: MAAELQEKEQRPIDSRPLPDGKKFHVFISYSESDRSWVETVIQHLQNDYNFKCFEHSTDFIPGRKIRENIEYAILNSVKTLCVITEDYNQSFWCQFEVEFAILKLLAEMKENVIIPVLKEECEIPGYLKPFTYINGTGDMNVWLPKLASAIELEGEQYNHELALNRVNNAVNRNRNLDLLHEETSHINCRGPVFRWKYVPESLSIAPMKVNSEQYNEVIKTISSKHLVIGRHCRNLWWPTICFAVTIVIPTLFIGLLFTVVTVDSHYYTPSGILFAFPALAVLWLAMCGCSDYWGRREMKITLREVNRRLLPNKVMVTYKRQRTTATFTICFVFFDMTSCVNHMASELHNKRIRESQTREMVALDMNDDDDEALVDDIPGDSEAYNEQEMATYKLLDLSSAYLMDYMNEKLDNDVDNTRHATKAKCICQFAESLEIKTNTDV; encoded by the exons ATGGCTGCAGAACTTCAGGAAAAAGAACAACGCCCAATCGATAGCAGACCACTTCCTGATGGCAAGAAGTTCCACGTGTTTATATCCTACAGTGAAAGTGACAGATCCTGGGTCGAAACAGTAATACAACACttacaaaatgattacaattTTAAGTGTTTTGAACATTCAACCGATTTTATACCAGGaagaaaaataagagaaaacatagAATATGCAATATTGAATTCTGTGAAAACACTATGTGTTATAACGGAAGACTATAATCAGAGTTTTTGGTGTCAATTTGAAGTAGAGTTTGCTATACTAAAGTTGCTagctgaaatgaaagaaaatgtcaTAATCCCAGTTTTAAAGGAGGAATGTGAGATACCTGGCTATCTTAAACCATTTACCTACATAAATGGCACTGGTGATATGAACGTCTGGCTTCCTAAGCTTGCATCAGCCATTGAGTTAGAAG GGGAACAATATAACCATGAATTAGCATTAAACCGAGTAAACAATGCAG TGAACCGAAATCGAAACTTGGACCTGCTTCATGAAGAGACAAGTCATATCAATTGTAGAGGACCGGTTTTTAGGTGGAAGTATGTTCCAGAATCTCTTAGTATAGCACCAATGAAG GTTAACTCTGAGCAGTATAACGAAGTAATCAAGACAATTTCTTCAAAACATCTGGTTATAGGACGACATTGTAGAAATCTTTGGTGGCCGACAATATGTTTCGCTGTTACTATTGTCATCCCAACACTATTCATCGGACTTTTATTTACCGTTGTTACTGTAGACTCTCATTATTATACGCCTAGTGGTATTCTGTTTGCATTCCCTGCATTAGCAGTGCTGTGGTTAGCTATGTGTGGATGCTCGGATTATTGG GGACGACGTGAGATGAAAATCACTTTGCGCGAGGTTAACAGAAGACTTCTtccaaataaggtcatggtcACTTATAAAAGACAAAGAACTACAGCTACATTTACT atttgttttgttttctttgacaTGACATCATGCGTA AATCACATGGCGTCAGAACTACACAACAAAAGAATCAGAGAGAGTCAAACCCGTGAAATGGTTGCTCTTGATATGAATGACGATGATGATGAGGCACTTGTAGATGATATACCTGGGGATTCAGAAGCATATAATGAACAG GAGATGGCTACCTATAAACTGTTAGATTTATCCAGCGCCTACCTAATGGACTATATGAATGAAAAACTAGACAATGATGTAGACAATACAAGGCATGCAACAAAAGCAAAATGTATTTGTCAATTTGCTGAGTCACTtgaaatcaaaacaaatacaGATGTATGA